The following proteins are co-located in the Cydia fagiglandana chromosome 2, ilCydFagi1.1, whole genome shotgun sequence genome:
- the LOC134673123 gene encoding uncharacterized protein LOC134673123, whose translation MTDDGNDTTKAPPQGNAPEQPAAFGEPVPTTPAPEVCRVSVKVPPFWPEEPEIWFAQIEGQFSLSNITADQTKFNYVISHLDLQHCKEVKHLIVSPPAENKYKKLKEELIKRLSASKDKKVKQLLMHEELGDRKPSQFLRHLRDLGGPTLAEDLLLSIWRSRLPHNIQTVIAVQSDASPDVLADLADKVHDIAPSTPQVASTSSEFPGSSLGELKTEIAELRKEMESLKTNLNRSRSPYRSGSTRRQRSKSVKRSSSNYQRFPVCWYHAKFGKNATRCDKPCDFPSENLPGSQ comes from the coding sequence ATGACCGACGACGGCAACGACACAACAAAAGCACCGCCCCAAGGCAACGCGCCCGAGCAACCTGCAGCATTTGGAGAGCCGGTCCCTACTACACCCGCTCCCGAAGTATGTCGCGTAAGCGTCAAAGTTCCACCTTTTTGGCCGGAGGAGCCCGAGATATGGTTTGCTCAGATAGAAGGGCAATTTAGCTTGTCGAATATCACGGCAGACCAGACTAAATTCAACTATGTGATCAGTCATCTAGATCTACAACATTGCAAAGAAGTTAAACATTTGATTGTTTCACCACCTGccgaaaataaatataaaaaactgAAAGAAGAGCTAATCAAACGACTCTCCGCTTCTAAAGATAAGAAGGTGAAACAACTGCTGATGCATGAAGAACTTGGAGACCGCAAACCATCGCAGTTCCTCAGGCACCTCAGAGACCTAGGCGGGCCAACGCTGGCTGAAGATCTGTTGCTGTCAATTTGGAGGTCACGCCTGCCCCACAACATTCAAACGGTTATCGCTGTGCAATCTGACGCTTCCCCTGACGTACTAGCAGACTTAGCGGACAAAGTCCATGACATCGCACCTTCAACTCCACAAGTTGCGTCAACGTCATCAGAATTTCCTGGCTCTTCCCTAGGTGAACTAAAAACCGAAATCGCAGAACTAAGGAAAGAAATGGAAAGCTTGAAAACCAACTTAAATAGATCTCGCTCACCGTATCGTTCCGGGTCAACACGCCGTCAACGCAGCAAGTCCGTCAAGCGTTCATCATCGAACTATCAAAGATTTCCCGTATGTTGGTATCACGCCAAGTTCGGGAAAAATGCAACAAGATGTGACAAGCCATGTGATTTTCCGTCGGAAAACTTGCCGGGCAGTCAGTGA